The DNA window GCAAATATCTTATATAATTTGGGACATATGTGGCCCCATTTTGTAGGGTTTTCGAAGCTGCTCGCCACGCAGCTATGTGGCTCCGCCTACCAAACGAGGTTGAGGGATTTTGCTCCGCGCTGCTCCGGCCGTGATTTGCACACTCTGGAGCCAGGAGAGTCCACGGGAGCCAAAAAATAGTTATCTTCCACCGGTTCGTTGTCTAGGCTCGTAGGGCTAAATGCCTAAGCTTCATGCAAGTGAGGTGCGGAGTGCACAGAGATACCGTGGTAGAGGTAGATGGAGGTGTTGGGCCGAATAGAGATAGGGACGGAGCCACCAGCGCGAAGGCGGGCAAGGCACTGCTCTGGGTGAGTGGGGCGCAAGGGATGGGGCACAATCGTCGAGCTCGAGGGGGTAGGGCGGAGTCATAGGAAGCAGGAGGCGGGGCAAGCAACTTTAAAGAGGTGGTGTGAGTCAAGGAAGAGAAaggggaagaaaagaaaaactaTGAGAGGAGGAAAACAttgaaagaataaaagaatacatAAGGATATTATGAACATTTCACTCTTTTTATGTACCATAGGGCAGTTTTACCAAACATTTCTTTGCgtctgataagccggctgatgttgttttgttgtgagagaaaaatactgtaccatggctgataagccgagctgataagttcaaacgaatagGGCGTTCATCAAAACATTTTCAACTCCACTGGTAGAGATTCTCATGGAGTTGAAGTAAAACAGAGTTATACCAAACAAGGCTAACTAACATGTATGTTTCGAAACTAAATAATGTAATAGTTATATAATGTTTGTGATTTTAAGATTTGACTAAATCTTATCCAAACTGACTTAAGTTCTTATGCTAGGATACTACTATGAGAAACATTTATAGACGCGGCTCAAACATATTTGTAAATCTAGAAGGCAGCTATTGAACCGTCTCTAGAGTGGAACCAAAATCCAACTGCCCCTCCAGAGTCTAAACACCGTTTTACGAAATTTGTATATCTGACAAAAATAAATTGCAATTATTTTTGAAAACATCTCACATAGGCCCAATAGGGCCCAATTTCCATTAAGCCCACTTCTCACCATATAACGCAGGAAAAACCTCAAGAACCCTAGGTAACAACATTTCACTAGGCAAAATGCAGGCCTCCTCACTCCGGCGAGCTCTCCATCCGCGGCGACCGGGAGCCGCCCAGCTCTTCCCCTTTCCCGTAGGCACCAGGCCCCGTGCCTTCTCCTCCGCGTCCTCCGCGGCAGCGCGCTCTCCCAAAGACGCTCGTAATGCGCCGCCGCCGATTATGCCGACGCGGCCGTGGGGGGAGGCGCTCGCGGCCGCGCAGCGCGCCTTCTGCCTGCCGCTCGCGGGACGCGTCCTCGCCGCCTCGGCGACCGGGAACGCGGCCGTGTCCCCCGTCGCGGTCCACGCCTCCCTCGCCCTGGCCGCCGTCGGCGCGCGCGGCGACACGCGGAGGCAGGTCCTCCAGgtgctgggcggcggcggcgggggcagggGCGCCGCGGCTGACGCGGCCAACGTGGCGTCGCGCGTGGTCAAGCGGGTGCTCAAGGACCGGTCCACGTCCGGCGGGCCGCGGCTGGCCTTCGCAGGAGGAATATGGGCCGACACCTCGACGAGCCTATTGCCGGGGTTCGTGGAGGCCGCCCGTAGTGTGTACAGCTCCACGGCGAGGACGGCTGACTTCATGAACAAGGTGTGAAATATTGTGCCATTCCCGCTTGTACGACATGCTTATTAGGTGCTCGATGATATGCTTGTTCCAGGGGTCACTGTAGCAGAACATCTTAATTGTTGTTTAATGTTATTGCAGTTCCTCCCTAAGTTTCTTTTATAGATGGTATTTGACTGGACTGACCCCAGTAGTTTCAATTGGTCTAATGTTGTTTCTACTGCTGATGTCTGCTTGTGCACCCTTTTCTGTTCATCTCCTTGATCTGATAGAAATGTAATGTTCATTGGAGAGCTTGTGGTGACAAATATGCCCATTATCTACCTTTGTTGCTGTAAAAAATAATACTATGGTGTATCTTTAAAGAAATGCCACTTGAACTGTTCTATTTTTTTAGTAGCAATCTGCAACCATGTGATgtatattgttgtttctatgatttttcttttGAAATTCTTAACAATGAAATTCACATGATTTCTGTTTTATTGATTTTTAAAGCCCGAAGATGCTGCTAAGCAAATTAACATGTGGGTCAAAGAATCCACAAAAGGTACTGTTACCTCGCTCCTTCCGGATGGATTCATTGACCAGAATACAGGACTTGTTATTGGCAGTGCACTGTATTTTAGGGGAAGATGGCTTAATCGGACTGATATTAGGAGTACTGCAGTGCAAAAATTCTGCTGTCTGGATGGAACTTGTGTTGAGGTCCCTTTTGTAGAATATGATAGAACTCGACCTTTTTCAGTTCATGATGGATTTAAAGTGATTAAGCTTCCTTATCATCAAGGAAAGAATGAACGGAAGTTTTCCATGTACATCTTCCTACCTGATGCTCATGATGGCTTGTTTGAATTAACTAAGAAAATTTTTGCGGAACCATCATTCTTAGAACAACATTTGCCAACTGAGAAGCGACATGTGGATATCAGGGTTCCCAAGTTCACAGTATCGTTCCAGGTCGATATGAAGGAGTTTCTCAAAGAAATGGGCCTTGAATTACCCTTCCTCCATGATGCAGATTTCACTGATATGGTCAAGGAAGATGAACCCAGAAGTCCATTGTATCTATCTGATATACTTCATACAGCAATTTTGGAGGTTAATGATAAAGGGATTGAAGAAACTTCTGTTACAATGGGCATAGGAAAGCCCTCACCAGGAGAGCACTTTGTTGCCGACCACCCTTTCTTCTTTGTCATTAAAGAAGAGGTGTCTGGCTCAGTAATCTTCATGGGGCATATATTGGACCCTTCATCACAATCTTAACTTCAAGCTGTCCTTTTGTCTGCTATTACAGGTATGTTTTGTATGATCTCTAACTTTGCCAGTCTGGTTCAGTGAGATTTTAGTACTTAAGTAATTCATGTAGTGGTTCGTAGTTGTTTGCTTTGTTTTTAATAACATATAAGCAGATGGTTACTAAAATAAACTTTATATTATCTTGTGTGCGAAACCATGTAATGACAATGCATACATGCGGTCATTTATATCAATTTTTCTTTGCAGTAATCTCTATGTTCTTGTCCAATTTATAAAAGAACTTTCTTTAGTCAGAAGTGTTAGTTAATTCTTGTGGATTCCAACTATAccttttctaagtttcaaaaaaaCTATACCTTTTCTAGtttatatatgtatatgcattgATATTTTAGTATTTAGTTTAATATATTTGTATGTAGCTTGTCTCAACATTTTATGAATTCATTATCAGTCTTTGGTCATGCTATTTTTCATGGAATTGTTTCAGTTTCATGTTCATATAGTAGGTTGCTATTTCTTTACTTTTTTCTACTAGGAGCAAGCTGGTAAGCTTATTTACATAGAGGTTTTGATTTCATATACCTAGacgggcgggcctggtgcaagcggtagagtcttaccgcctgtgactggaaggtcctaggttcgagtcgcggtctcctcgcattgcacaggcgagggtaaggctttccactgacacccttccccagaccccgcacatagcgggagctctctgcattgggtacccctttttttttatttcatataCCCAACGTTCAACAAGGCACTCTTCCACGCTCGCTTGGGCATGCCTCTGTGCTGGGCAGTGGGTACCCTAGCCTAGGGGGTAGGCGGTACCCTAGGCGGTTCCAGCAGCCGAAGGCGCGCAGATCCACATAAGGCAGGGACACGCGGGGGCAACGTGGACATTGGGCGGCGGTGGGGGAGGAAGGGATGTTGGGCGGAGGTTggccggtgggggaggaggaaCGGCAGGCGGAGTTGACGGCGGGCGCATgcgggtggtggcggcggcgtgcggCTAGAGGACAAAGGAGACTGGGAGAGAGATACTGGGGACGAATGGGCAGTGCGAAGGAGGCAGGGACCGGGGCGGCAGGCAGCGCGGAGGCAGGAACTGTGAGTGGCGGGCAGTAGAGACGCGGACTGCGGCAGCAGGCAACGTGGCAGTTGTGAATCATGGCCGCACGGGAACTTTGGCGAATGGATAAGGTGGAAAGGGATGTTAGGGATAAGGTTTGCTGTTCAGACCTGAGCTTGGGCTGTTTTCAAGGGCCTTTCTATATAATTCTTGGCCCATTTGTCTCCTGTTTCTTGTTTTATTTTAGATATTTAGAGGTAAATATGCATGGGGATAAAACGCCTAGGCTCGCCTAAGCTCTGGGCAGAGGATCACCACCTAGAGAGCGCCTATCACCTTTTGTTACGTTGCATATACCATATGGAGATGAAAATAGGTTCCTTCAAATTTTAGAACAATGTCATCTCTGTTAATAAATTTAAATATGACGACATTTACTTCACAATTAACAGGTTAGATCGTCTTCAATGATAGGCTGCATGGTGTATTGCTAGCTTGGAACACCGGTGACCTGACATTCAACTAAAGGATAAGAATTTCTTTGCCACCAGCAAAGCGAGGAAAAGGTATTGCCACCTCACCACTTGAGATTATAGCTGTGCCCAGAAACACTAGGAATGGTAATGATTGGTATGCTCATTGTGGGCAGAGTAACCCTGCTGACCAAATAAGACAATAGTGTTAACAAATATTACAAAGACTTCTGGTGTGGAGATaccgttgaaatgatgtgaagcAAACAGAGGAAGAAACAAACAGCTCTTTTGTTCATGGCTTCATGCCCCTTGTGCGTGGTGTGCTAGGAAATGGTTGCTTATTCAGTTTTGTTTTTCATATTGCAACATTGTGCTGACAGTGTAACGAGGCATCATGATCAACCATTTCTTGCTGTTGGTGCTCCTTTTTTTTCCCCTCTCTGTTTTGCATGGCATTTCAATCTAATCCCAGATCGCTTGCGGCCCAATCCGTTGCGCTTGCCTCATCAAGGATAAAAAACGAATGGTCAGTCCGTGATTCGGCCATGGCCCATGGCCAGGGATTGGCATTATTCCTTTTCCCGAGGCTGCTCACTTCCGGGTTGCGGCCCAAGTCCCTTGgaattattttctattttttttaaaagataagAAAAGCCTCATGCTTTTCTCGTGTGGAAGAGAATGGCAAAAGAATTGCATGCTTCTAGTGTGAAAATTGACTTAGCCTGTACAAGGGGCATAGCCTGAGGTGTGTGCACTTTGGAGATACAAAAAATGACTTAGCCTTATCATGaaaattgccaaaaaaaaaaaaaaaaaaaaaaaaaacttgtttgcatatcgcgTGAACATTGCCcaaaattttttttttggaacctTGTCGTGACTAAGTGTGAGTTGGTTTTGTAAGCATAAGAGGTAAAATGTACCGTGAGTATGTGACATAATGTAAGGAGTAATGGAGGCAACACTTGATATCCTTAAAGAAAATCTATGGTTCGAGCACTCTAGTGGTCAGGTATATCACCAAAAATAGGATAGAAGATTCGATCGCTTGAGAGTAGGTACTAGTTCTTTCCTTtcaaattttttgttttttttttctcattaCTGATCCAAATTTGGTTATGCCTTGTAAAATGTAATGGCCTATGTTTATCTGAGGTCTTAGTTCTTATTATGAGGTAACCGAAGTATCGTAGCATGACGATGTATACATGGTGAAATTTAAGTTATATATTCAGTTCGGTTTTCATATATTTGAGAACACAATCTAACTATAATATAGCTTTGTCGGTGAACCGAATCCTGCATGAATTCATGGATCCCTTTGCCAACGAGGGGGATGTCCACCCCGTGGCAAGACCAAGGTCCTTGACTTTGCCCGCGAGTCTCTTACACAGCGCGTGCGTAAGGAAGGTTACTAACGCAcagtcatcttcctcctctgtcTGCACCCTTCTATCTCCTCCCTCCGCTGCCTTGAGCACCGCCCGGGCCGGTGGCAGCACTTCCCCGCCTCTTCACTAATCCCAATCGGACACCTCGACTCCTCGCCTTCGCCCCTGACTCTGCCCAACTAGATGTCCTCTGCGCTCGCTCCTTGCTTGCCGCCGGCAACCCGTCACCACTCGGCCCCTAGGTCATCCCTCTAGAGCCGGATGATGTTGGATATTTCCACAATCTCAAACCCTAGGCCGTCTGCCCCGTCGTCGCCCACGGCTAGTTGCGAGGACGTCGTCATGCCGCTCCGCCACCTGCCCCGCACACCCGTCGCCCTCCGCTAACCAAGGGGCTTCACGAGGAAGTAGAGATGAAAATGGTACAGATATTTTCCGaccatattcgaaaccgaatccatttagaggggttgagatctgtccgtatccgagtccggatatccaacatccgataccgtatccgtatccgaatactcaaatcacatatttatgatgtcgatatccaatcgtatcctatccgacatagttgacactatccatattcgaatccgaatccggacagaaatatgaaaacaaatataatatcggtgatatccgtccgtatccgatccgttttcatccctacgagGAAGACGCCGTGCGTCGGTAACTGTACCGGCACACGCGCGTCCAATAGGAATTTGGCTTTGCCAGCGTGGTCGAGTTCATGAAGGAGAATGCGACAAGCTCTATATATTCTAGGTGGTGGTGGCGCTCGCTACGCGCACATCACCATAACGGCAGCTAGGCGAGGCATAGGCATCCGCGGCAAAAGAGATCAGCATTCTTTCAGCTTCAGGCTCTGGGAGAGgggaaaataaataaattagtaaaTTGCCCTcttccttctcttttttttttctttcgaaAAACCCTCTTCCTTCTCAATCAAGAGACCTTGGAAGAAGATTTTTGTCAGCTCTTATAATCTGAAAAAATCCAGATAGTAATGTTCTCTTGAATTTTTAAGGTAGAAGATGCTGCTGAGCAGATCCATTTACTGATTGATCAATTTCGTATAAGGTACTATGCCAGAGAAGTGACATGTTGATATCAGACGCTCAAGTTAACAAACAATACCTTTTTTAGATCAACATGAAAGAATCTGAAAAGAAAAAGGAATATGTGTTCTGACGAATTCCCAGGTATGGTCAAATAACAGGTTCTGCCTTTCATCAGCAAATAACAGGGTAAATCTTGTATGATCACTAACAATTGCAATCTGCCTCATTCAAATTTTGGTACACAAGGAATCCGAGTACTGAAAGGTTGCCTGTCCATGCATTGCCTCTCAAATATACAGTTAGACAAAATAAAGGCAATGAACTACTTCTGCTTCTTTTATTTAAACATATATACTGTTGGATGACACTTCCCCAATCTTATCTTCCGTGATGCTTGAAAGTGTTATCTTCAATTATAACATGAAGCAGAGTTGGTCATGGTTTCATGGACACGAGTCGCCTCTCGCTGATTGAAATCGAGGAATTTCTCTGCCAATGTCAATGGAAGTCATCACCACTTCACCACTTATGGATTCTCTTTGTGCCATGTTCTGCAAACATCCGTAATGATTGATCTAAGAAACAAACATGAACAAACCAGCTGACCTGGTCGAGGTTTTGCCCGCAAAATCATGCGGAAAGCAACACCAGATGATGGCATCTAACATTTCTTTTGCTTTCTTCATGTCCGGTTTGCATAACATACACGGTATTTTCTTGCTTCCTCACTGTACTTCTGTTCGATCGCAACACTACACCGACAACTTAATCAGCACCCGTACGTGCAGCTGTGTATGTATCTCCAGGATTGCTCTATGTCCGTTCATGTATAGTGCGGTGATGTGGACTTGTTCATGTTTGGTAGATGTGATGTGGACTTGTGATGAGGTTGGGTGGCCTTTTGGTCTGCAAGAAAGGGATGTCTCCCCCTTTGTACCGAAAGCCTGCTGTGCCTTTTGCCGACTTCCAGTTTGCTACTAATTTCTGGGCGTTTCTGTTGTTAAGTTGACACTGACTGGGCGGCAAAAGAATGTGTTTTCTGCATATATATAATATAGGAAGGCGAAAGTACTATGTTTGCTTTTTAGTAAATCATCGTCGTTTTTCTATGTTTGATTGAGGTGAATTGCTACTGCTGTCATTTTGTTGTTACAACTTTGATACGTTGTGTAATGATATGGGGGTTACTGGTTACATGTTTGCATCATAGTCTGCCAATAGGCTGCATATGTGTTTGTTTTTAGGCACACGAGAATGCTGGGCTTTGGTCTCACATTACTTTGCATACTGTGGTTAACCCTTTACTATGGCATGTTGCATCCAACTTTAGATCAGGTGTGCTTTTATATAAAAACATACTCCCTCCTCTTCGAGGAAGGAAAAAAGGATGCAATTTCAATATAGTATTCAGTCGAACTGTTTTATGTTTGATCAAGTTTAAACAACAGAATAACAATATttgtgataccaaataagtatcattagatttattacgcaatatattttcataatacaaTTATTTGGTGATAACAAAAAAAAGGGATCAATATTTGTGACAACAAAAAGGTATGAATGTTTGTGATAACAAAATAGTATCAGTATTTGTGAAACcaaataaatattgatattttttccataaatttggttaaactatAGATATTTTGACTACAGACAATTTTAATTGCGTCCTTTTCAGGATGAAGGTAGTAATAAGAAAAATAAATAGGTTAACACACATTATGCTTGTCTTTGGCATATCTACAACGCTTTTTTGTATTTAATTCTTGAAGAAGGAAAGGGTGCAAGAGCATTGGGAGCTAGCCCATGCTAGTTTATAATAATTAGTGCATCAATCTGTATTTCTGTACAGCTAGAAATTTTAAGACAAGTATTTTATAGAGTAAGTAGCAAAAGCACAATACATTATTACAGAAATAATTTTTAGAGACACCTCATTTTTATCTTACCGTGCTTAATAATAACTACCATAAAATGGTTCTACGGAGACCCTCTAGAATTCGATTTCTAGAACCAGTTGATAACTCTATAGAAATACCAAACTGGAAGGCATTTCCACACCAGCGGTCGCCTCCTCCCCGGCCTCTTCTCATCGGCGCGCACGTCTCCTTCCCGGCGGCATCTTCCTCGGTCGCATGCCTCCTAGTTGCACCTCGTCCGTGGCTGCAGCCTGCGGCCCTTCCCCACCGGTCTAGTGGGCAGTGCGCCCCCTCCCTACCTCCGACGAAGGCCGAGTTTTTCAATGACGGCAAGGGAACAAataggatgacatgtgggtcttACATATCATTCACTACTATGATGGATTTGAGAGGTCTGTATTAGGTAGTgttgcaagaaaaaaaaagagtagtaTTAAAATAGTTGGCTACCCAGACTAACAACTAGTGAGTCTGATTTGGATAGCATTGATGCTCTTATTACTTGTGATAAGTGGCAGTGGCGTCTGCCTGCTCTGTGCTCCTGCCTCGCCCATGATCGGTTGTGATCAATTGTCCTGGCACGGCTTGGATGGATCCAGGATTCCACATCCTCACTAGTTATTTTTCATGTAGACCTATAAAGTGGGGGACAAGCAGGCGTGCCAAGAATAGGGTTCAATCCTGTTTGAACCACTGTGTTATTATCCATAAGGTTttatttggatgcatgtgtactcACTTTAATCCATGTAGTATATTGGattggaatggaatggaatttagttaaatttcacttcaatccacttcaacatatgtggaatgagatgaatacatgcgcattcAAATAAGGCCAAAAGCGGGAAATCTTTTctcaaaacaagaaaaaaaatgaagaaaTGTAATCATACGTTTTGGATCCACATCCGACGCTGAGCTTCTACTGTTCTACGCACTTCGATGGCATGTCCCCAAAAAGTTATACtcctcttctttttttttataAGGAAGTTGATACTCCTTATTTGACCTCAGCATGGCACATAATAACGAATCATAGCTACATTGAAAAACTTGCAACGCTTTTCCTTTCTCGAGTCTTTTCACTCATCTTGACTTGATAACGGCATGGAAGAATCACTGGTGGGGTAATTTGGCCGACAAGGTGGGGGCATGGGATATTTTAGTGAGATACCTTAGCTTTTTATATATGTAAGGTTGCTTGGCTCATATCAAATTAAAATGTATAAATATGTACTTCTAGAAAATATATTTTTGATACAAACCGATTTATTTTCACAGGCAACAAGCACTTCTGTTTCTGCAAAAGCCTCTGGAAATAAAGACCCATCCCCAATTATTCCATCAAAGTCCAATTTCTCACTCCCATATAAAAATCTCTGAAATTAAACCATAGATTGTCGACATGGTAACTgtcctcatcatcactatcttcgTCGTCAAAGAAATCATCAGTGGCATCCGGCATAAACATGATTTGTTTTGTAGACAATGGTGTTGTCCGTCGGCAGCTAGATTTGGTCCCTGTGCTGTAGCCGTGTTGTATGGGTTGCCAATTGCATAAGGCGTGAAACTATCATCTTCGTGTTTGGTCCAAATCATGTAACCCTTTTGTGAAATGATCTATTCTGTGTTAGCAAATATAACAATATTTTCACAATCTATGCATGGATAGGATATGAGCTTCATCTTCTCTCTACACACATGCCTCTTCGCGgcattaataaatctatcaacagCAAACCGATATTGTGAATTCAGTCTTGATAAATTGTGCATCTATGACCTTTTTATTCTTAGGTTGTATTTGGTTCTGGAATATAGAGGATGGGATGGTTCTCTTCTAGTTTTTTTGGGTTGGGACAGTCCCAATTTATTGTTTTGTTGTTTAGTTGTAGGTATCGGATTATCTCTATTTTTTGTTTGGTTCAAGGAACAAAGAAGGATATGGAATGGAAACCGTTATGTATCTATTAGCGATCGGCCGTTAAGTCAAGGTCAACATGTCATTCTCCTTTTCACTCTTCtcccatcatcttcccaaacctGAGCACATTAAAATAGCATGGCCAGCTTAGTGGTGGCACACGGCCAGCCTAATGGCGCGGTCTCCCCGGTGGTGCGCGGCTACCCTACGGGTGACAACCTGCCCGGTGCAGCAGCATGGCCCTACCGGTGGTGCTGTGGGAGGGCCACTCCCCGCCGGAGGTGCGACCTGACGTGGGAAGGCCCACCGCAAAGGCGATGGCATCATGACGTTAGGGCGAGACCGACAGGAGCCTGCAtgatgaaggaagaagagaaaaCAGAGAACAACGATGTCACGAGGGGATGAAGCGATACCTCACATTTCATGGGGCTAGGGAGGACAGCATCTTTG is part of the Miscanthus floridulus cultivar M001 chromosome 9, ASM1932011v1, whole genome shotgun sequence genome and encodes:
- the LOC136481866 gene encoding probable non-inhibitory serpin-Z9, with translation MQASSLRRALHPRRPGAAQLFPFPVGTRPRAFSSASSAAARSPKDARNAPPPIMPTRPWGEALAAAQRAFCLPLAGRVLAASATGNAAVSPVAVHASLALAAVGARGDTRRQVLQVLGGGGGGRGAAADAANVASRVVKRVLKDRSTSGGPRLAFAGGIWADTSTSLLPGFVEAARSVYSSTARTADFMNKPEDAAKQINMWVKESTKGTVTSLLPDGFIDQNTGLVIGSALYFRGRWLNRTDIRSTAVQKFCCLDGTCVEVPFVEYDRTRPFSVHDGFKVIKLPYHQGKNERKFSMYIFLPDAHDGLFELTKKIFAEPSFLEQHLPTEKRHVDIRVPKFTVSFQVDMKEFLKEMGLELPFLHDADFTDMVKEDEPRSPLYLSDILHTAILEVNDKGIEETSVTMGIGKPSPGEHFVADHPFFFVIKEEVSGSVIFMGHILDPSSQS